A region of Veillonellaceae bacterium DNA encodes the following proteins:
- a CDS encoding 7-cyano-7-deazaguanine synthase, with translation MELQSRKTVHIALVPDGSFPVIHKVDKFICVAALHIVLLVLNYIGRFYYTGNPREAVGLLSFFVLACRGIIIKYDIQLSAVNQLKKTGGMMKKAIILSSGGVDSTTCVSLAVDRLGADNVVTASIFYGQKHKKEILAARKVAEYYHLQHYEFDLSSLFQYSNCSLLEGSTQEIVHESYAEQIEKNGEGKVSTYVPFRNGLMLSTAASLAASLFEDDDVDIYIGAHADDAAGDAYADCSEPFLKAMGDAVSIGTYGKVHLAFPFAKLNKAGVVAMGLKLKTPYELTWSCYEGGEKPCGTCGTCIDRAAAFAANGVKDPAL, from the coding sequence ATGGAACTTCAGTCCCGAAAAACGGTACACATAGCTCTTGTGCCTGACGGAAGCTTCCCCGTCATTCATAAAGTCGATAAATTCATCTGCGTCGCCGCCCTGCATATTGTCCTCCTTGTTCTTAACTATATTGGACGCTTTTATTATACAGGAAATCCGCGGGAAGCGGTAGGACTGCTTTCCTTTTTTGTACTTGCCTGTCGTGGTATAATAATTAAATACGATATTCAGTTGTCAGCTGTCAACCAACTTAAAAAAACAGGAGGAATGATGAAAAAAGCAATCATATTATCCAGCGGGGGCGTCGATTCTACGACGTGCGTATCCCTGGCTGTCGACAGACTGGGAGCAGACAATGTTGTGACTGCTTCTATTTTTTATGGCCAGAAACATAAGAAAGAAATCCTGGCCGCGCGCAAAGTGGCAGAATACTACCACCTGCAGCATTATGAATTCGATCTTTCCTCCCTCTTCCAGTATTCGAACTGCTCGCTCCTTGAAGGCTCCACACAGGAAATCGTGCATGAAAGCTATGCCGAGCAGATTGAGAAGAACGGAGAAGGAAAAGTTTCCACCTACGTCCCTTTCAGAAACGGACTGATGCTCTCCACAGCGGCTTCGCTGGCAGCCAGCCTCTTTGAAGACGACGACGTAGATATTTACATCGGCGCCCATGCCGATGATGCGGCCGGCGATGCGTATGCCGACTGCAGCGAGCCATTCCTGAAAGCCATGGGAGACGCTGTCTCGATTGGCACTTACGGAAAAGTCCATCTGGCATTTCCCTTCGCCAAGCTGAACAAGGCAGGCGTCGTAGCCATGGGCCTCAAGCTCAAGACACCTTATGAACTTACATGGAGCTGCTATGAAGGCGGCGAGAAACCCTGCGGAACCTGCGGGACCTGTATAGACCGTGCAGCTGCGTTTGCTGCAAACGGCGTTAAAGACCCGGCCCTCTGA